The Pseudomonas allokribbensis genome has a window encoding:
- a CDS encoding PACE efflux transporter — protein MQGVKRKLVYVSLYEVIGMTFSALGLALLSGTSPGSTGPLAVIITTIAVTWNFIYTSLFEHWESRQVSRTRTVKRRIAHAVGFQLTLIVFLIPLIAWWMNISLVQAFLLDLALIVFIPCYTFAFNWLFDKVFGLPASALPDPVPAA, from the coding sequence ATGCAAGGCGTCAAACGCAAACTGGTCTACGTGTCGCTCTATGAAGTGATCGGCATGACCTTCTCGGCCCTCGGCCTGGCCCTGTTGTCCGGCACCTCGCCCGGCAGCACCGGCCCGCTGGCGGTGATCATCACCACCATCGCCGTGACCTGGAACTTCATCTACACCTCGCTGTTCGAGCACTGGGAAAGCCGTCAGGTGTCGCGCACTCGCACAGTCAAACGCCGTATCGCCCACGCGGTCGGCTTTCAATTGACGCTGATCGTGTTCCTGATTCCGCTGATCGCCTGGTGGATGAACATCAGCCTGGTGCAGGCCTTCCTGCTGGATCTGGCGCTGATCGTGTTCATCCCTTGCTACACCTTCGCCTTCAACTGGCTGTTCGATAAGGTGTTCGGCTTGCCGGCCTCGGCGCTGCCGGATCCGGTGCCCGCAGCATGA
- a CDS encoding pyridoxamine 5'-phosphate oxidase family protein, protein MIDSIEALEAIYGLPHERAVRKQIGFLNEDYQAMVRVSPLVIVSSVGADGIDGSPRGDAPGFVRIIDERTLALPDRPGNNRIDTLRNVLHDPRVSLLFIIPGIGETLRVNGTATISADPELLESFAVNGKPARTVLLVTVEAAFFHCSKAFVRSDAWNPQTHLPRSALPTAGAFHKRLNEGQFDAEAYDREAPTRVRETLY, encoded by the coding sequence ATGATCGATTCAATCGAAGCGCTGGAAGCTATTTACGGATTGCCCCACGAACGGGCGGTGCGCAAGCAGATCGGTTTTCTCAACGAGGACTATCAGGCGATGGTCCGGGTCTCGCCGCTGGTAATTGTCAGTTCGGTCGGTGCCGACGGCATCGACGGTTCTCCGCGCGGCGATGCGCCGGGGTTTGTGCGGATCATTGACGAGCGCACCCTGGCCCTGCCGGATCGCCCGGGCAACAACCGCATCGATACCTTGCGCAACGTGCTGCACGATCCACGGGTATCGCTGCTGTTCATCATTCCGGGGATTGGCGAGACGTTGCGGGTCAATGGCACGGCGACCATCAGCGCTGATCCGGAGTTACTGGAAAGCTTCGCGGTCAACGGCAAACCGGCGCGCACGGTGTTGTTGGTGACGGTGGAGGCGGCGTTCTTTCATTGCTCGAAAGCGTTCGTGCGTTCGGACGCGTGGAATCCGCAAACCCACTTGCCGCGCTCGGCGCTGCCAACGGCAGGCGCGTTTCACAAGCGCCTGAACGAAGGTCAGTTCGATGCCGAGGCCTACGACCGTGAGGCCCCGACGCGGGTGCGTGAAACGCTCTACTGA
- a CDS encoding LacI family DNA-binding transcriptional regulator — MTTPKNDKNTRTTGRPTLNEVARLAGVSPITASRALRGVSTVATELVEKVQKAALELNYVVNPAARALASAQSHSVVVLVPSLANLLFIDTLEAIHRVLTPKGFEVLIGNFHYSRDEEENLLRNYMAYQPRGLLLTGFDRTETSRRMIEASNIPCVYMMELDSAAGVNCVGFSQLSAGETAAEHLLSRGRKRLAYIGAQLDQRTLLRGEGFRKALQKAGRYDPDLEVLTPRSSSVGLGGELFLQLLAAHPDVDAIFFGNDDLAQGALLEALRNGIKIPEQVAILGFNDLPMSEHMVPRLSSINTPREAIGRRAAEQMLTLMAGNSVARPVEDMGFELKVREST; from the coding sequence ATGACCACCCCTAAAAACGATAAAAACACCCGCACCACCGGCCGTCCCACCCTCAATGAAGTCGCCCGGCTGGCCGGCGTCAGTCCGATTACAGCTTCTCGCGCCTTGCGCGGGGTCAGCACCGTCGCCACCGAACTGGTGGAAAAAGTCCAGAAAGCCGCGCTGGAACTCAACTACGTGGTCAACCCCGCCGCCCGCGCCCTGGCCTCGGCCCAGAGCCATTCGGTGGTGGTCCTGGTGCCTTCGCTGGCCAACCTGTTGTTCATCGACACCCTGGAAGCCATTCATCGGGTGCTCACGCCCAAAGGCTTCGAAGTGCTGATCGGCAACTTCCACTATTCCCGCGATGAAGAAGAAAACCTGCTGCGCAACTACATGGCTTATCAGCCACGGGGTTTGCTGCTGACCGGTTTCGACCGTACCGAAACATCGCGGCGGATGATCGAGGCCAGCAACATTCCCTGCGTGTACATGATGGAACTGGACAGCGCCGCCGGAGTGAACTGCGTCGGCTTCTCCCAGCTCAGCGCCGGGGAAACCGCCGCCGAACATTTGCTGTCCCGTGGCCGCAAGCGTCTGGCGTACATCGGCGCGCAGCTCGATCAGCGCACCCTGCTGCGCGGTGAGGGCTTTCGCAAAGCGTTGCAGAAGGCCGGTCGCTACGACCCGGATCTGGAAGTGCTGACCCCGCGTTCTTCGTCCGTGGGCCTGGGTGGCGAGTTGTTCCTGCAACTGCTGGCGGCGCATCCGGACGTCGATGCGATCTTCTTCGGCAACGACGACCTGGCCCAGGGCGCCCTGCTCGAGGCCCTGCGCAACGGGATCAAGATCCCCGAGCAAGTGGCGATCCTCGGCTTCAACGACCTGCCGATGTCCGAGCATATGGTGCCGCGCCTGAGCAGCATCAACACCCCGCGTGAGGCCATCGGCCGGCGTGCGGCGGAGCAGATGCTGACGCTGATGGCCGGCAACAGCGTGGCGCGACCGGTCGAGGACATGGGCTTCGAATTGAAGGTGCGCGAAAGCACCTGA
- a CDS encoding GNAT family N-acetyltransferase has translation MSARLVPYESLNATQRQQVEAIEIHAEQIKFSGDIHGALHTLLSKPGPGVKGFALLAEDVPVAFLLLKRPPVLPEWADEHSATLHALQVDHRAQGKGYGKACLLALPEVARQAWPEIKGLELSVDADNDAAIALYAKYGFVDSGEAYKGRIGYERRMGLFF, from the coding sequence GTGTCAGCCCGACTCGTGCCTTACGAAAGCCTGAACGCCACCCAACGCCAACAGGTCGAGGCCATTGAAATCCACGCCGAGCAGATCAAGTTCTCTGGCGACATCCACGGCGCCCTGCACACGCTGCTGTCGAAACCCGGCCCCGGCGTGAAAGGTTTTGCGCTGCTGGCCGAGGACGTACCGGTGGCATTTCTGCTGCTCAAGCGCCCGCCGGTCCTGCCGGAATGGGCCGATGAACACAGCGCCACCCTGCATGCGTTGCAGGTCGATCACCGGGCCCAGGGCAAGGGTTATGGCAAGGCCTGCCTGCTGGCGTTGCCGGAGGTTGCGCGCCAGGCCTGGCCGGAAATCAAAGGACTGGAACTGTCGGTGGACGCCGACAACGACGCCGCGATTGCGCTGTACGCCAAGTACGGTTTCGTCGACAGCGGCGAAGCGTACAAGGGCCGCATCGGTTACGAGCGGCGCATGGGCCTGTTCTTCTAA
- a CDS encoding gluconokinase, with protein sequence MNHPITALVIMGVAGCGKTCVSEALCQLSGATAIEGDTFHPAANIEKMSAGIPLNDEDRAGWLDSLCDELRRVDALGERPVLTCSALKHIYRERLRSALPGLGFVFLELTPEVAAERVSHRPGHFMPATLIESQFATLESPKGEPLTLALNASIHSVEELASQAHVWWQAHGLKQAV encoded by the coding sequence ATGAATCATCCCATCACCGCCCTGGTCATCATGGGCGTTGCCGGTTGCGGCAAGACGTGCGTCAGCGAGGCCCTGTGCCAATTGAGCGGCGCCACTGCCATTGAAGGCGATACTTTCCATCCGGCCGCGAACATCGAAAAGATGAGCGCGGGGATCCCCCTGAACGACGAAGACCGTGCCGGCTGGCTCGACAGCCTGTGCGATGAACTGCGCCGCGTCGATGCCCTGGGCGAACGCCCGGTGCTGACCTGCTCGGCCCTCAAGCACATTTACCGCGAACGTCTGCGCAGCGCCTTGCCGGGCCTGGGCTTCGTGTTCCTTGAATTGACGCCTGAAGTTGCCGCCGAACGTGTGTCCCATCGTCCGGGCCACTTCATGCCGGCGACCTTGATCGAAAGCCAGTTCGCCACCCTCGAATCGCCCAAGGGCGAGCCGTTGACCCTGGCCCTGAATGCTTCGATCCACAGCGTTGAAGAACTGGCGTCGCAAGCCCACGTCTGGTGGCAGGCCCATGGCCTGAAACAGGCGGTATGA
- the alaC gene encoding alanine transaminase, producing MAEQGSPRRFARIDRLPPYVFNITAELKMAARRRGEDIIDLSMGNPDGATPPHIVEKLVQVAQREDTHGYSTSKGIPRLRRAISNWYKERYEVDIDPESEAIVTIGSKEGLAHLMLATLDQGDTVLVPNPSYPIHIYGAVIAGAQVRSVPLVPGVDFFDELERAIRGSIPKPKMMILGFPSNPNAQCVELDFFERVIALAKQYDVLVVHDLAYADIVYDGWKAPSIMQVPGAKDIAVEFFTLSKSYNMAGWRIGFMVGNPELVNALARIKSYHDYGTFTPLQVAAIAALEGDQQCVRDIAEQYRQRRNVLVKGLHELGWMVENPKASMYVWAKIPDAYAHLGSLEFAKKLLAEAKVCVSPGVGFGEYGDDHVRFALIENQDRIRQAVRGIRGMFRADGLVTK from the coding sequence ATGGCTGAACAAGGTTCGCCGCGCCGCTTTGCGCGCATAGATCGACTCCCCCCTTACGTTTTCAACATCACTGCCGAGCTGAAGATGGCCGCCCGACGTCGTGGCGAAGACATCATCGACTTGAGCATGGGCAACCCCGACGGCGCCACGCCGCCGCACATCGTTGAAAAACTGGTGCAGGTTGCACAACGCGAAGACACCCACGGTTACTCCACGTCCAAGGGCATTCCGCGCCTGCGCCGGGCGATTTCCAACTGGTACAAGGAACGCTACGAGGTCGATATCGACCCGGAAAGCGAAGCCATCGTCACCATCGGTTCCAAGGAAGGCCTGGCTCACCTGATGCTGGCGACCCTGGATCAGGGCGACACCGTGCTGGTGCCGAACCCGAGCTACCCGATTCACATCTACGGTGCCGTGATTGCCGGCGCCCAGGTGCGGTCGGTGCCGCTGGTGCCGGGCGTGGACTTCTTCGACGAGCTGGAACGGGCGATTCGTGGCTCGATCCCGAAACCGAAGATGATGATCCTCGGCTTCCCGTCCAACCCGAACGCGCAGTGCGTGGAGCTGGATTTCTTCGAACGGGTGATCGCCCTCGCCAAACAGTACGACGTGCTGGTGGTGCACGACCTGGCCTACGCCGATATCGTCTACGACGGCTGGAAAGCCCCGTCGATCATGCAGGTGCCGGGCGCCAAGGACATCGCGGTGGAGTTTTTCACCCTGTCCAAGAGCTACAACATGGCGGGCTGGCGCATCGGTTTCATGGTCGGCAACCCGGAACTGGTCAACGCCCTGGCGCGGATCAAGAGCTACCACGACTACGGCACCTTCACCCCGCTGCAGGTCGCTGCGATTGCCGCGCTGGAAGGCGATCAGCAATGCGTGCGCGACATCGCCGAGCAGTATCGCCAGCGCCGCAACGTGCTGGTCAAGGGCCTGCATGAACTGGGCTGGATGGTCGAAAACCCGAAAGCCTCGATGTACGTCTGGGCGAAGATTCCCGACGCCTACGCGCACCTCGGCTCGCTGGAATTCGCCAAGAAGCTGTTGGCCGAAGCCAAGGTCTGCGTTTCGCCGGGCGTCGGCTTTGGTGAATACGGCGACGATCACGTGCGCTTCGCGCTGATCGAAAACCAGGACCGGATTCGTCAGGCGGTACGCGGGATTCGCGGGATGTTCCGGGCGGATGGCCTGGTCACCAAGTAA
- a CDS encoding GntP family permease — MFGMSHDAYLLLDAVVTVIGLIVLITKFKLHPFIALTIAAAFLGLTSGMPIGTIIKAFQDGFGGVLGFVGIILALGTMLGKMMAESGGADQIAQTLIRAFGKERVQWAMMFAAFLVGIPLFFEIGFVLLIPLVFIVARRTGVSIIKIGIPLLAGLSAVHGLVPPHPGPLLAIGVFGADIGKTILYGLIVALPTAIIAGPIFGTFIAKHIPGHPNQELVDQLARETDSAKLPSFGITLVTVLLPVFLMLLKTFADVALPDGHFFRTWMDMIGHPISALLLALLLSLYTFGAKQGIGSQQMLKWLDASLAPTAAIILIIGAGGGFKQMLVTSGVGDVIGHMAVSAQISPILLAWLVAAVIRIATGSATVATITGAGIVVPVVGMIPGVNRELLVLATGAGSLILSHVNDAGFWLVKQYFNMTVAETFKTWTAMETILSVVALGFILLLSLFV, encoded by the coding sequence ATGTTTGGCATGTCCCATGACGCCTACCTGCTGCTCGATGCAGTGGTCACGGTGATCGGGCTTATCGTCCTGATCACCAAGTTCAAGCTCCATCCCTTCATTGCCCTGACCATCGCCGCCGCGTTTCTCGGTCTGACGTCCGGCATGCCGATCGGCACCATCATCAAAGCGTTCCAGGACGGCTTCGGTGGTGTGCTCGGTTTCGTCGGCATCATCCTCGCGCTGGGTACGATGCTCGGCAAAATGATGGCCGAATCCGGCGGTGCCGATCAGATCGCCCAGACCCTGATTCGCGCGTTCGGCAAAGAGCGCGTTCAGTGGGCGATGATGTTCGCCGCGTTCCTGGTGGGCATTCCGTTGTTCTTCGAAATCGGCTTCGTGCTGCTGATTCCGCTGGTGTTCATCGTCGCTCGCCGCACCGGCGTGTCGATCATCAAGATCGGTATTCCGCTGCTCGCCGGCCTGTCCGCCGTGCACGGTCTGGTGCCACCGCACCCGGGCCCGCTGCTGGCCATTGGCGTGTTCGGTGCCGACATCGGCAAGACCATTCTCTACGGTCTGATCGTCGCGCTGCCGACCGCCATCATTGCCGGTCCGATCTTCGGTACGTTCATCGCCAAGCACATCCCGGGTCATCCGAATCAGGAACTGGTCGATCAACTGGCCCGTGAAACCGATTCGGCCAAGCTGCCAAGCTTCGGCATCACCCTGGTCACCGTGCTGCTGCCGGTGTTCCTGATGCTGCTGAAAACCTTCGCCGACGTGGCGCTGCCGGACGGTCATTTCTTCCGCACCTGGATGGACATGATCGGTCACCCGATCTCGGCGCTGCTGCTGGCCTTGCTGCTGTCGCTGTACACCTTCGGCGCCAAGCAGGGCATCGGTTCTCAGCAGATGCTCAAGTGGCTGGATGCGAGCCTGGCGCCAACCGCCGCGATCATCCTGATCATCGGTGCCGGTGGCGGCTTCAAGCAGATGCTGGTGACCAGCGGTGTGGGTGACGTGATCGGCCACATGGCGGTCAGCGCGCAGATCTCGCCGATCCTGCTGGCGTGGCTGGTAGCAGCGGTGATCCGTATCGCGACCGGTTCGGCCACCGTGGCGACCATCACTGGCGCGGGCATTGTGGTGCCGGTAGTGGGGATGATCCCGGGCGTGAACCGTGAGTTGCTGGTGCTGGCCACCGGTGCCGGTTCCTTGATCCTGTCCCACGTCAACGACGCCGGTTTCTGGCTGGTGAAGCAGTACTTCAACATGACCGTGGCGGAAACCTTCAAGACCTGGACCGCGATGGAAACCATCCTGTCGGTGGTTGCGCTGGGCTTTATCCTGCTGCTGTCGCTGTTCGTTTAA
- a CDS encoding LysE family translocator, producing the protein MEFTSGFLLSLSLCLDIGVANIAMITLAMQRGYFQGFALGLGTCVGDLIYAVLALVGMTVLLQYETVRWVLWIGGSALLIYFAAKMIYSAIHHEALLAETAEVGQNSHRKEFFRGIFLAMSSPSAILWFAAVGGTLIARSGGGGPLSSALFLGGFLCAGLLWSAGLCFAASHGGKLLGDKLLRYSYMASAAIFCYFAVYVIVSGYNEFVGSGAVEALHTL; encoded by the coding sequence ATGGAATTCACCAGCGGCTTCTTGCTGAGCCTTTCGCTGTGCCTGGACATCGGCGTGGCCAACATCGCGATGATCACCCTGGCCATGCAGCGCGGCTATTTTCAGGGCTTCGCGCTGGGCCTCGGCACCTGCGTCGGCGACTTGATCTACGCCGTTCTTGCCCTGGTCGGAATGACCGTTTTGCTGCAATACGAAACCGTGCGCTGGGTGTTGTGGATCGGCGGTTCGGCGCTGTTGATCTACTTCGCGGCGAAGATGATCTATTCGGCGATCCACCACGAAGCGCTCTTGGCGGAGACGGCGGAGGTCGGCCAGAACTCCCATCGCAAGGAATTCTTCCGTGGGATTTTTCTCGCCATGTCGTCGCCGAGCGCCATCCTCTGGTTCGCGGCCGTGGGCGGCACGTTGATCGCCCGTTCCGGTGGCGGCGGTCCGCTCAGTTCGGCGCTGTTCCTCGGCGGCTTCCTGTGTGCCGGGCTGTTGTGGTCGGCGGGTCTGTGCTTCGCCGCGAGCCATGGCGGCAAACTGCTGGGTGACAAACTGCTGCGCTATTCCTACATGGCATCGGCGGCGATCTTCTGCTATTTCGCGGTCTACGTGATCGTATCCGGTTATAACGAGTTCGTCGGGTCCGGTGCCGTCGAGGCCCTGCACACGCTGTAA
- a CDS encoding LysR family transcriptional regulator, whose translation MNFNSESIELFLAVIERGSFSAAARALGKVPSAVSMAIGNLEAELGYPLFDRSHREPQPTAMALSLVPHARLIADQLKQLQVHAVQLSLGLESKLSIGVAADIDRRRLLAAIKDISERHPLLDIEVLTAPQDDVLAMLHSGRVSVCLAFAGLSVNVLERFQFVGSERMIATLAADSPLLQGQDLFLEDLVHVRQIVVGSRDLPISETRPLVAESHWRTDSLETALEMVEAGLGWGNFPLSVVQPWLDSGRLKRLNFRNIENGLVLPVHAVWLKSQPLQKGALALVALLGG comes from the coding sequence GTGAATTTCAACAGCGAAAGCATCGAGCTGTTTCTCGCAGTGATTGAGCGCGGCTCGTTTTCCGCCGCAGCCAGGGCATTGGGCAAAGTCCCGTCGGCGGTAAGCATGGCCATCGGCAATCTGGAGGCCGAACTCGGCTACCCGCTGTTTGATCGCAGTCACCGCGAACCGCAACCCACGGCGATGGCGCTGTCGCTGGTGCCCCATGCGCGACTGATCGCCGATCAGCTCAAGCAATTGCAGGTGCATGCGGTGCAGTTGTCGCTGGGGCTGGAGAGCAAGTTGTCGATCGGCGTGGCGGCGGATATCGATCGCCGACGGTTGTTGGCGGCGATCAAGGACATCAGTGAGCGCCACCCGCTGCTCGACATCGAAGTGCTGACCGCGCCGCAGGATGACGTGCTGGCGATGCTTCACAGTGGCCGGGTCAGCGTGTGCCTGGCGTTCGCCGGGTTGAGTGTGAACGTGCTGGAGCGCTTTCAGTTTGTCGGCAGTGAACGGATGATCGCCACGCTGGCGGCGGACAGTCCGCTGTTGCAGGGGCAGGATCTGTTTCTCGAAGATCTGGTGCATGTGCGGCAGATCGTCGTCGGCAGTCGCGACTTGCCGATCAGCGAAACCCGGCCACTGGTGGCCGAATCCCACTGGCGCACCGACAGCCTGGAGACGGCGCTGGAGATGGTCGAGGCGGGGTTGGGCTGGGGCAATTTCCCGTTGTCGGTGGTGCAGCCGTGGCTCGATTCGGGGCGATTGAAACGGCTGAACTTCCGCAACATCGAGAACGGTCTGGTGCTGCCGGTGCACGCGGTGTGGCTCAAGAGCCAGCCGTTGCAGAAGGGGGCGCTGGCTCTCGTGGCGTTGCTGGGCGGTTGA
- a CDS encoding GyrI-like domain-containing protein, whose product MDEQKRVEVAEPRFEHGHFLLIAGFRDRFTKETVQDIPALWEKLIPHIGNIPGQKGEVTYGVCSNFDGNGGFDYMAGVEIRKLDDFPQEKYPWIEILPRQYAVFEHKGSLDLLPQTIEYIYKIWLPASEYKGLNAPELERYSADFNPKTNTGKLEICVPVEKKT is encoded by the coding sequence ATGGATGAGCAAAAACGCGTCGAAGTGGCTGAACCTCGCTTCGAACATGGACACTTCCTGCTGATTGCAGGTTTTCGCGATCGTTTCACCAAAGAGACCGTCCAGGACATCCCCGCGCTGTGGGAGAAACTGATCCCGCACATCGGAAATATTCCGGGTCAGAAGGGCGAAGTGACCTACGGCGTTTGCAGCAATTTCGACGGCAACGGCGGTTTCGATTACATGGCCGGGGTCGAAATCCGCAAGCTGGATGACTTCCCGCAGGAAAAGTATCCGTGGATCGAAATCCTCCCGCGTCAGTACGCGGTGTTTGAACACAAGGGTTCGCTGGATCTTCTGCCGCAGACCATCGAGTACATCTACAAAATCTGGCTGCCGGCATCTGAATACAAGGGCCTCAACGCCCCGGAGCTGGAACGCTACAGCGCCGACTTCAATCCGAAAACCAATACCGGCAAGCTGGAAATCTGCGTCCCGGTGGAAAAGAAAACCTGA
- a CDS encoding YybH family protein gives MSTQAQIQAVIDTYRQAVMTKDVEKVMTLYADDILSFDAIKALQFKGKEAYRAHWVACMEMCPGPHIFEFHEIAIETGDNIAFAHWVANCGGTNEKGETQSCWMRATACYRLVDGAWKIAHEHWSAPFDPMTGSTLFDVKP, from the coding sequence ATGAGTACGCAAGCGCAGATTCAAGCCGTGATCGACACCTACCGTCAGGCCGTCATGACCAAGGACGTGGAAAAGGTCATGACCCTGTACGCCGACGACATCCTCTCGTTCGATGCGATCAAGGCCCTGCAATTCAAGGGCAAGGAGGCCTACCGCGCCCACTGGGTGGCCTGCATGGAAATGTGCCCCGGCCCGCACATTTTCGAATTCCATGAAATCGCCATCGAGACCGGGGACAACATCGCCTTCGCCCACTGGGTCGCCAATTGCGGCGGCACCAATGAAAAAGGCGAAACCCAGAGTTGCTGGATGCGCGCCACCGCCTGCTATCGGCTGGTCGACGGGGCGTGGAAAATCGCCCACGAACACTGGTCGGCGCCGTTCGATCCGATGACTGGCTCGACACTGTTTGATGTGAAACCCTGA
- a CDS encoding MFS transporter: protein MTAHAPAAAQSDGIDPIRAAQISARIDRLPAVATIWRLVALLSIGGFFELYDLFQTAYISPGLIRDGIFATGNQGVFGFSDQAAFASATFLGLFLGASLLSPLADRFGRRAIFTFALVWYTVATVLMGVQSSALGIICMRFLVGIGLGIELVTIDAYLSELVPKRMRSSAFAFAFFVQFLSVPAVALMSWWLVPQAPFGVSGWRWVLLASAVFALFIWWLRKRLPESPRWLAQHGRFDEANRILDDIEARCEKDHRQPLDAPEAVAVDVEGKGRFADIWQPPYRRRALMLIVFHIFQAIGFFGFGNWLPALLSGQGVSVTHSLMYAFIITLAYPLGPLLFVKFANRFENKWQIVGSALGAMTFGTLFALQTSAFGLIFCGVMITFCNAWLSFSYHSYQSELFPTNIRARAVGFCYSFSRLSTVFSSLLIGLFLDHFGTPGVLAFIVVSMLIVMLTIGYFGPRTRNLALENIAHR from the coding sequence ATGACTGCACACGCCCCCGCCGCCGCGCAAAGCGATGGCATCGACCCGATACGCGCCGCACAGATTTCCGCCCGCATCGACCGTCTTCCGGCGGTCGCCACGATCTGGCGGCTGGTGGCGCTGCTGTCGATCGGTGGTTTCTTCGAACTCTACGACCTGTTCCAGACCGCCTACATCAGCCCCGGCCTGATCCGCGACGGCATCTTCGCCACCGGCAATCAGGGCGTGTTCGGTTTCTCCGATCAGGCCGCGTTCGCCTCGGCGACGTTCCTCGGTTTGTTTCTCGGCGCCAGTCTGCTCAGTCCGTTGGCGGATCGTTTCGGACGGCGGGCGATCTTCACCTTCGCGCTGGTCTGGTACACCGTGGCCACGGTGCTTATGGGGGTGCAGAGTTCGGCGCTGGGGATCATCTGCATGCGTTTTCTGGTGGGCATCGGCCTCGGCATTGAGCTGGTAACCATCGACGCCTACCTCTCGGAACTGGTGCCCAAACGCATGCGCAGTTCGGCGTTCGCCTTCGCGTTTTTCGTGCAGTTCCTGTCGGTGCCGGCGGTGGCGCTGATGTCTTGGTGGCTGGTGCCGCAGGCGCCGTTCGGGGTGTCCGGCTGGCGTTGGGTGCTGCTGGCCAGTGCGGTGTTTGCGCTGTTCATCTGGTGGCTGCGCAAACGGCTGCCGGAGTCGCCGCGCTGGCTGGCCCAGCATGGTCGCTTCGATGAAGCGAACCGGATTCTCGATGACATCGAAGCGCGCTGCGAGAAGGATCACCGCCAACCACTGGACGCACCGGAAGCGGTAGCGGTAGATGTCGAAGGCAAGGGCCGTTTCGCCGACATCTGGCAACCACCGTACCGGCGCCGCGCACTGATGCTGATCGTCTTTCACATCTTCCAGGCCATCGGTTTCTTCGGCTTCGGCAACTGGCTGCCAGCGTTGCTTTCCGGTCAGGGCGTCAGCGTCACCCACAGTCTGATGTACGCATTCATCATCACCCTCGCCTACCCGCTCGGGCCGCTGCTGTTCGTCAAATTCGCCAACCGTTTCGAGAACAAATGGCAGATCGTCGGCTCGGCGCTGGGCGCCATGACCTTCGGCACCTTGTTCGCGTTGCAGACCAGCGCCTTCGGCCTGATCTTCTGCGGGGTGATGATCACCTTCTGCAATGCCTGGCTGAGCTTCAGTTATCACTCCTATCAGAGCGAACTGTTCCCCACCAACATCCGCGCCCGGGCGGTGGGGTTCTGTTACTCGTTCAGTCGTTTGTCGACGGTGTTCAGCAGCCTGTTGATCGGTCTGTTCCTCGACCACTTCGGCACGCCGGGCGTATTGGCGTTCATTGTCGTCAGCATGTTGATTGTGATGCTGACCATCGGTTATTTCGGCCCCCGCACCCGCAACCTGGCGCTGGAAAACATCGCCCATCGCTGA
- a CDS encoding GNAT family N-acetyltransferase, translated as MNTVIRHVTAADLDRCYAIETLAYEGDEAATREKIATRIATWPDGFIVAEVDGQVAGFINSGAAFEVQMSDEAFKELIGHDPAGPNVVIMSVVVHPDYQGQGLAKRLLGEFIERMRAQGKATIHLMCKDRHIPLYAGFGFAYIKPSESDHGGMAWHEMILTL; from the coding sequence ATGAACACCGTCATCCGCCACGTCACCGCCGCCGACCTGGATCGCTGCTACGCCATCGAAACCCTTGCCTATGAAGGCGACGAAGCCGCGACCCGCGAGAAGATCGCCACGCGCATCGCCACCTGGCCGGACGGTTTCATCGTCGCCGAGGTGGACGGGCAGGTGGCCGGCTTCATCAACTCCGGCGCGGCGTTTGAAGTGCAGATGTCCGACGAGGCGTTCAAGGAACTGATCGGCCACGATCCGGCGGGGCCGAACGTGGTGATCATGTCGGTGGTGGTGCACCCGGACTATCAAGGCCAAGGCCTGGCCAAGCGCCTGCTGGGCGAATTCATCGAGCGCATGCGCGCTCAGGGCAAGGCGACGATTCACTTGATGTGCAAGGATCGGCACATCCCGCTGTACGCCGGATTCGGTTTTGCCTACATCAAACCGTCCGAGTCCGACCACGGCGGGATGGCGTGGCACGAGATGATTCTGACCCTCTAA